Proteins encoded together in one Triticum dicoccoides isolate Atlit2015 ecotype Zavitan chromosome 7B, WEW_v2.0, whole genome shotgun sequence window:
- the LOC119340519 gene encoding uncharacterized protein LOC119340519 isoform X2, whose product MFRNKVLVRAVPVTSSSAPSPPFLLRQVSFSAAVPSLDLDILCCRLSRRHRLACLPQSPADALVVYQRCQSHAAAQVASEIAAAFTGSSVGEEEEVVCSGALVAKAVECGLQCLMLERGWSFVGDSIYAQSMFAASEERTDLCVLNVEVRSGLNDDYEFVVSPDAFCFTTLEISDVASSNVMETFQHIKEVSLDGYNLQTACAILPTLQEGHVIGFSELPPSGQILDSFTELCSVKHGLEMNYSYHAAVKLTCGASCEKQWLPSPFVLQGPGLQPAPKSVRASKAMSSMRSFIELLKAWNFFGQSQLVIKEQLVVNCTATLPTWDKATSKLAMHTARTENSEDLRLVRPSFMAKDLSLTLDFRTPKPAVFCSLAAKLCNTKVEIAQSLDDAGTGDDTHSIKHGCQSQSVVLTSSFKSQITLLKPSFSRSKRADKNKTSCSSDRVKPAYQNHHLEVFLKQAMLILSIHQVQVFSRKSFRLLGILKGSMQRF is encoded by the exons ATGTTCCGCAACAAGGTCCTCGTGCGCGCTGTCCCCGTCACCTCATCCTCCGCCCCGTCGCCGCCGTTCCTCCTCCGGCAGGTCTCCTTCTCCGCCGCAGTTCCATCCCTCGACCTCGACATCCTCTGCTGCAGGCTGTCCCGCCGCCACCGTCTCGCGTGCCTCCCCCAGTCCCCAGCCGACGCCCTCGTGGTCTACCAG AGATGCCAGTCCCACGCGGCCGCCCAGGTGGCCTCCGAGATCGCGGCTGCCTTCACAGGCTCCTCG gttggcgaggaggaggaggtggtgtgcTCAGGCGCGCTGGTTGCAAAAGCGGTTGAGTGTGGACTGCAATGTCTGATGCTTGAGCGTGGATGGAGCTTTGTCGGGGACAGCATATACGCCCAGTCGATGTTTGCAGCGAGCGAGGAGAGGACTGATCTCTGCGTGTTGAATGTG GAAGTCAGATCTGGACTAAATGATGATTATGAGTTTGTTGTCTCACCTGATGCATTTTGCTTTACTACACTTGAG ATCTCAGATGTTGCTAGCTCCAATGTGATGGAAACGTTCCAACATATTAAGGAAGTAAGCTTGGATGGTTATAACCTCCAGACAGCTTGTGCAATTCTTCCAACATTACAAGAAGGCCATGTGATTG GTTTTAGTGAACTACCTCCTTCTGGACAGATCTTGGACAGCTTTACAGAGCTTTGCTCAGTTAAG CATGGTCTGGAGATGAACTACAGTTACCATGCAGCAGTTAAACTAACATGCGGAGCTTCCTGCGAGAAGCAATG GTTGCCTTCTCCATTTGTCCTCCAAGGTCCGGGGCTTCAGCCTGCCCCAAAATCTGTTAGAGCATCAAAGGCAATGTCTTCCATGCGGTCCTTTATAGAATTGTTGAAAG CTTGGAATTTCTTTGGTCAGAGCCAACTAGTAATCAAG GAACAACTGGTAGTTAACTGCACGGCTACTCTGCCTACTTGGGATAAAGCCACAAGTAAACTGGCAATGCACACTGCAAGAACCGAAAATTCAGAGGATCTTCGTTTAGTTCGTCCAAGTTTTATGGCCAAAGACCTATCATTGACTTTAG ACTTCCGCACCCCAAAACCAGCTGTCTTTTGCTCTTTGGCTGCCAAATTGTGCAATACCAAAGTTGAGATAGCTCAGTCTTTGGATGATGCTGGCACTGGCGATGACACACATTCCATCAAGCATGGTTGTCAATCACAGTCTGTTGTCCTAACCAGTTCATTCAAAT CGCAAATAACATTATTGAAGCCTTCATTTAGCAGAAGTAAACGAGCAGATAAAAACAAAACAAGCTGTTCTTCTG ATCGAGTGAAACCAGCCTAccaaaatcatcacttggaagtttTCCTAAAGCAAGCCATGCTAATCCTGTCGATTCATCAAGTGCAAGTCTTCTCAAGGAAGTCATTCAG ACTTCTGGGAATCCTAAAAGGAAGCATGCAGAGATTCTAG
- the LOC119340519 gene encoding uncharacterized protein LOC119340519 isoform X1 produces the protein MFRNKVLVRAVPVTSSSAPSPPFLLRQVSFSAAVPSLDLDILCCRLSRRHRLACLPQSPADALVVYQRCQSHAAAQVASEIAAAFTGSSVGEEEEVVCSGALVAKAVECGLQCLMLERGWSFVGDSIYAQSMFAASEERTDLCVLNVEVRSGLNDDYEFVVSPDAFCFTTLEISDVASSNVMETFQHIKEVSLDGYNLQTACAILPTLQEGHVIGFSELPPSGQILDSFTELCSVKHGLEMNYSYHAAVKLTCGASCEKQWLPSPFVLQGPGLQPAPKSVRASKAMSSMRSFIELLKAWNFFGQSQLVIKEQLVVNCTATLPTWDKATSKLAMHTARTENSEDLRLVRPSFMAKDLSLTLDFRTPKPAVFCSLAAKLCNTKVEIAQSLDDAGTGDDTHSIKHGCQSQSVVLTSSFKSQITLLKPSFSRSKRADKNKTSCSSEQSDADSSNRSSETSLPKSSLGSFPKASHANPVDSSSASLLKEVIQTSGNPKRKHAEILENSGEGGTVKVHQKDCCEKRSLDTRKSKDYAPNVPQDTASVLDIQKDVFRTKVNRQNRSLWLARMR, from the exons ATGTTCCGCAACAAGGTCCTCGTGCGCGCTGTCCCCGTCACCTCATCCTCCGCCCCGTCGCCGCCGTTCCTCCTCCGGCAGGTCTCCTTCTCCGCCGCAGTTCCATCCCTCGACCTCGACATCCTCTGCTGCAGGCTGTCCCGCCGCCACCGTCTCGCGTGCCTCCCCCAGTCCCCAGCCGACGCCCTCGTGGTCTACCAG AGATGCCAGTCCCACGCGGCCGCCCAGGTGGCCTCCGAGATCGCGGCTGCCTTCACAGGCTCCTCG gttggcgaggaggaggaggtggtgtgcTCAGGCGCGCTGGTTGCAAAAGCGGTTGAGTGTGGACTGCAATGTCTGATGCTTGAGCGTGGATGGAGCTTTGTCGGGGACAGCATATACGCCCAGTCGATGTTTGCAGCGAGCGAGGAGAGGACTGATCTCTGCGTGTTGAATGTG GAAGTCAGATCTGGACTAAATGATGATTATGAGTTTGTTGTCTCACCTGATGCATTTTGCTTTACTACACTTGAG ATCTCAGATGTTGCTAGCTCCAATGTGATGGAAACGTTCCAACATATTAAGGAAGTAAGCTTGGATGGTTATAACCTCCAGACAGCTTGTGCAATTCTTCCAACATTACAAGAAGGCCATGTGATTG GTTTTAGTGAACTACCTCCTTCTGGACAGATCTTGGACAGCTTTACAGAGCTTTGCTCAGTTAAG CATGGTCTGGAGATGAACTACAGTTACCATGCAGCAGTTAAACTAACATGCGGAGCTTCCTGCGAGAAGCAATG GTTGCCTTCTCCATTTGTCCTCCAAGGTCCGGGGCTTCAGCCTGCCCCAAAATCTGTTAGAGCATCAAAGGCAATGTCTTCCATGCGGTCCTTTATAGAATTGTTGAAAG CTTGGAATTTCTTTGGTCAGAGCCAACTAGTAATCAAG GAACAACTGGTAGTTAACTGCACGGCTACTCTGCCTACTTGGGATAAAGCCACAAGTAAACTGGCAATGCACACTGCAAGAACCGAAAATTCAGAGGATCTTCGTTTAGTTCGTCCAAGTTTTATGGCCAAAGACCTATCATTGACTTTAG ACTTCCGCACCCCAAAACCAGCTGTCTTTTGCTCTTTGGCTGCCAAATTGTGCAATACCAAAGTTGAGATAGCTCAGTCTTTGGATGATGCTGGCACTGGCGATGACACACATTCCATCAAGCATGGTTGTCAATCACAGTCTGTTGTCCTAACCAGTTCATTCAAAT CGCAAATAACATTATTGAAGCCTTCATTTAGCAGAAGTAAACGAGCAGATAAAAACAAAACAAGCTGTTCTTCTG AACAATCTGATGCTGATAGTTCAAACAGATCGAGTGAAACCAGCCTAccaaaatcatcacttggaagtttTCCTAAAGCAAGCCATGCTAATCCTGTCGATTCATCAAGTGCAAGTCTTCTCAAGGAAGTCATTCAG ACTTCTGGGAATCCTAAAAGGAAGCATGCAGAGATTCTAGAAAACAGTGGTGAAGGAGGAACTGTAAAAG tgcaccaaaaggattGTTGTGAAAAGAGGAGCTTGGATACGAGGAAG AGTAAAGATTATGCACCTAATGTCCCGCAAGACACAGCATCAGTGCTAGATATTCAGAAGGATGTGTTCAGAACAAAAGTAAACCGACAAAATCGAAGTCTATGGTTGGCAAGAATGAGATAA